One region of Plasmodium vivax chromosome 7, whole genome shotgun sequence genomic DNA includes:
- a CDS encoding hypothetical protein, conserved (encoded by transcript PVX_099010A), which yields MEAEKEYLEIWDLLRRNVEELNDEGEIRVRDFSYGKYVCSLEMGDNKLDVGIKPEKRITIKECEERKYVSEDISLEDMLLIMDTLLLQQVKLLLGNHPFLTVLSCYFLYHSSVIKCNDDSFFFEKVFYKCIKFLCTDSIYVSIFENDNREFVQLMRRGGGAQVAAREESASCAGDKHSPRERNPTERNSTEGNSTERNPTERNPTEGAPTHAHRSMCEGDSLRCNTFTFFQLFLILYASTAEVIDHVVTKNSSLHRDDYKGGLLKITDSLIYHCRRRRRYVTKNLFLVKRCFAKFLARHEWALEGGKKGRATKGSAHRDGAKEGGKEGGKGGGKKEVQNEVKNEVQSEDKKEVQNDGKKEAQNDGKKEAQNEVQNETPNVGPSECHERDNGEDPLADPPAAPLADPPAAPLADPPAAPLADPPAAPLADPPAAPLLPLLRRIQFAMHLNTVLNQVVFQTREASTDSIKENCKQLLKCIRTISKEVGSNCHQQDKQTRKKYFNKYFLMYKLNSVSKHVTKMSVQEGYSFYEKVTQDVEYIVEHFQRINAKSSFLDVKNVVHYVKFYSSSRNVLVKCIARGYIQQVMNNARADFLPLERDLLLKEEIKAKRFLRSLQGDPPHGKAGRPEKEATREKLSKEDSPFKREDDQAERITTNGGPLDELMDEPNHHWDDYDEHPDVGHYYSLFLNTYRKEETDDVPSTKRLNEEFSQNVKQNIFISFFLHLFFNESYAILEEVSKENPNFFVKSIIFNDLCYFGFSPPLLVLLSNFFYSPDTFFYAMEHLYHVDKGLTYPDEEEYKSFLGIFFPPRAVKKMERDLRLHFPYLINYMHKESSLVELFTELEEFIDECAGVESVPWEMGHWRSDEERGSNGVSGCRDAHQGGSQPKEGLAKQGKLAEHGKCTEHGQRTDERTASPASVTCRRMKLTVLCKIFHLFMEYLEIVLKKVLNFSFLLASREHSKLSGFHTDMCVLYTLMKILTYYFKLYNMNNEMDSVENYFNCIFHTVLIDYSCLSLYTNMPSDQEYAFTYYVMSLCYKELAGTLQKGFKLNCGENRSKFIYSLVYYILYLYADFLMVYFVYFSYTNVDSESLEEDSYDMKYKAWNFCYPDISKIDFYNFQKNKAALINAVLTKNLKITLSQNDEINIGVKKKIKNLAQVKESYLNSKKRIGKYSNLLDIKNYLSYNFRFFEKTSSEVDICSYLKGCVSEIQKLIKDASSYKYDNIGFLRIFLNSYEHNLINSYKKFPPFCVENSSIFLNPDCEVVSGHSYFLSVQERKKKKT from the exons ATGGAGGCAGAGAAGGAGTACCTCGAAATATGGGATTTGCTGCGCCGGAATGTGGAAG AGCTGAACGATGAAGGCGAAATCCGCGTGCGCGACTTTTCCTACGGGAAGTACGTCTGCTCGCTCGAAATGGGAGACAACAAATTAGACGTGGGGATCAAGCCGGAAAAGAGAATTACAATAAAAGAATgtgaagaaagaaaatacGTATCTGAAGATATCAGCTTGGAAGACATGCTTCTAATTATGGACACCCTGCTGCTCCAACAAGTGAAGCTCCTCCTGGGGAACCATCCCTTTTTGACTGTCCTAAGTTGCTACTTCCTCTACCATTCAAGTGTTATTAAATGTAATGACGACTCGTTCTTCTTTGAAAAAGTCTTTTACAAATGTATAAAGTTTCTTTGCACTGATAGTATATACGTCAGTATTTTTGAGAATGACAATCGGGAGTTCGTTCAGCTTATGaggagagggggaggagcgcAGGTCGCGGCCCGGGAGGAGAGTGCAAGTTGCGCGGGGGATAAACACTCCCCCCGGGAAAGAAACCCCACGGAAAGGAATTCCACGGAAGGAAATTCCACGGAAAGGAACCCCACCGAAAGGAACCCCACCGAGGGCGCGCCAACCCACGCGCACCGCTCCATGTGCGAAGGGGACTCCCTCAGATGTAACACGTTCACCTTCTTCCAGCTGTTCTTAATCCTTTACGCATCAACAGCGGAAGTCATAGACCACGTCGTGACAAAGAATAGCTCGCTGCACAGGGATGACTACAAGGGAGGGTTGCTTAAAATAACGGACTCGCTAATCTACCACTGCAGGCGCAGGAGGCGCTATGTGACGAAGAACCTCTTTCTCGTGAAGAGGTGCTTCGCCAAGTTTTTGGCGCGGCACGAGTGGGCGctcgagggggggaagaagggccGAGCCACGAAGGGGAGCGCGCACAGAGATGGGGCaaaagaaggaggaaaagaaggaggaaaaggtggaggcaaaaaagaagtcCAAAATGAAGTCAAAAATGAAGTCCAAAGTGAAGACAAAAAAGAAGTCCAAAATGAcggcaaaaaagaagcccAAAATGAcggcaaaaaagaagcccAAAATGAAGTCCAAAACGAAACCCCAAATGTAGGACCAAGTGAATGCCACGAGAGAGACAACGGGGAAGACCCCCTAGCAGATCCACCTGCTGCCCCCCTAGCAGACCCACCTGCTGCCCCCCTAGCAGACCCACCTGCTGCCCCCCTAGCAGACCCACCTGCTGCCCCCCTAGCAGACCCACCTGCTGCCCCCCTGCTGCCCCTCCTTCGAAGAATCCAGTTTGCCATGCACCTAAACACGGTGCTAAACCAGGTCGTTTTCCAAACCAGGGAGGCCTCCACAGACTCGATTAAAGAAAACTGTAAGCAGCTCCTAAAATGCATACGCACGATCAGCAAGGAAGTAGGTTCCAACTGTCACCAGCAAGACAAACAGACCcgaaagaaatattttaataaatattttttaatgtataaattGAACAGTGTGTCTAAGCACGTGACCAAGATGAGTGTGCAGGAGGGCTACTCCTTCTACGAAAAGGTCACCCAGGATGTAGAATACATCGTGGAGCATTTCCAGCGCATAAACGCCAAGTCCAGCTTCTTAGACGTTAAGAACGTAGTGCATTATGTGAAATTTTACTCCTCCAGTCGGAATGTTTTGGTGAAGTGCATTGCGAGGGGGTACATCCAACAAGTGATGAACAACGCAAGGGCGGACTTCCTTCCCTTGGAGAGGGACCTACTACTTAAGGAAGAGATAAAGGCGAAGCGTTTTCTTCGCAGTTTGCAAGGGGACCCACCCCATGGCAAGGCGGGACGTCCCGAAAAGGAGGCAACACGGGAAAAACTATCAAAAGAGGACTCGCCTTTCAAGCGAGAAGACGACCAGGCGGAGCGCATAACCACGAACGGGGGCCCCCTGGATGAACTTATGGACGAACCGAACCATCACTGGGACGATTACGATGAGCACCCAGATGTAGGTCATTACTACTCCCTCTTTCTAAACACGTACAGAAAGGAAGAGACGGATGATGTGCCCTCCACAAAACGACTAAATGAGGAATTCTCCCAAAATGTGaagcaaaatatatttatcagtttcttcctccatttatttttcaacgAATCGTATGCAATACTAGAAGAAGTGTCCAAAGAGaatcccaatttttttgtaaaatctataatttttaatgatCTTTGTTACTttggtttttccccccctctgctaGTGTTActgtcaaattttttttattcccccgATACGTTTTTTTATGCCATGGAGCATCTGTACCATGTGGACAAGGGGTTGACTTATCCAGATGAGGAGGaatataaatcatttttgggaattttttttcctcctcgggctgttaaaaaaatggagcgaGATTTGCGCTTGCATTTCCCTTATTTGATAAATTACATGCACAAGGAGAGCTCCCTCGTGGAGTTGTTCACCGAGTTGGAGGAATTTATCGACGAGTGTGCAGGGGTGGAGAGCGTTCCGTGGGAAATGGGCCATTGGAGGTCCGATGAGGAGCGTGGAAGTAACGGCGTTTCGGGATGTAGGGACGCccaccagggggggagcCAACCCAAGGAGGGGCTCGCCAAACAGGGCAAACTCGCAGAACATGGCAAATGCACCGAACATGGCCAACGCACCGACGAACGCACCGCCAGCCCAGCGAGCGTAACCTGCAGGCGCATGAAACTGACAGTCCTGTGCAAAATATTTCACCTGTTCATGGAGTATCTCGAGATAGTCCTAAAGAAAGTCCtaaatttctcctttttgctggCCTCAAGGGAGCACTCCAAACTGAGCGGATTCCACACGGACATGTGCGTATTGTATACCCTCATGAAAATCCTGACGTACTACTTCAAATTGTACAATATGAACAACGAAATGGACAGCgtggaaaattattttaactgCATTTTCCACACGGTGTTAATTGATTACAGCTGCTTAAGCCTGTATACCAACATGCCATCTGACCAGGAATATGCCTTTACCTATTACGTCATGTCATTATGCTACAAGGAATTGGCGGGCACACTGCAAAAAGGATTCAAATTAAATTGTGGTGAAAATAGGAGCAAATTCATTTATTCCTTAGTTTATTACATCCTCTATCTTTACGCAGATTTTTTGATGgtctattttgtttatttttcctacaCCAATGTGGACTCGGAATCCTTGGAGGAGGACTCCTACGACATGAAGTACAAGGCGTGGAATTTTTGTTACCCagatatttcaaaaattgacttttacaatttccagaaaaataaagcggcCCTTATTAACGCCGTCCTCAcgaagaatttaaaaatcacCCTTTCCCAAAATGACGAAATCAACATtggcgtgaaaaaaaaaattaaaaatttagcCCAAGTGAAAGAGAGCTATCTCAATTCGAAGAAACGGATTGGCAAATACTCCAACTTGTTggatattaaaaattacttaAGTTATAATTTTCGCTTTTTCGAGAAAACCTCCTCCGAGGTGGACATTTGTTCCTATTTAAAGGGGTGTGTAAGCGAAATTCAGAAACTTATAAAAGATGCCTCAAGCTACAAATACGACAACATCGGCTTCCTTCGTATTTTCCTAAATTCGTACGAACATAATTTGATCAACTCTTACAAgaaattcccccccttttgcgttgAAAATTCTTCCATCTTTTTGAACCCCGATTGTGAGGTGGTTAGCGGGCActcctattttttaagtgtgcaggaaaggaagaaaaaaaaaacataa
- a CDS encoding hypothetical protein, conserved (encoded by transcript PVX_099015A) — protein MCICHATLLTRSSHPTSDIKKKRKREEERLEGANLAKEQTHSDTKGRPPPEKSKMQNAASSNLNMEKRFDHLKTFSSNIAGMVHELKDLIKIHEILIYKEKLSSTKKEQLQKHQDDLVALKMDLQSIKKENENMDGQLKYYKKIDESINYEIVNMSVNIQKMKLDINVQEKKKIEIKKDIDEMKNANRLLKGLCI, from the exons ATGTGCATATGCCACGCCACGCTGCTCACCCGAAGTAGTCATCCCACTagtgatattaaaaaaaaaagaaaaagggaggaggaaCGATTGGAGGGGGCAAACCTAGCAAAGGAACAAACACACAGTGACACAAAAGGGAGACCTCCCCCcgagaagagcaaaatgcaGAACGCAGCGTCGTCCAACTTGAACATGGAAAAACGGTTTGACCATTTGAAGACATTCTCCAGCAATATCGCTGGGATGGTCCACGAGTTGAAGGACTTGATAAAAATTCacgaaattttaatttataaagaaaagcTCAGCAGCACCAAAAAGGAGCAGCTGCAGAAGCACCAGGATGATCTCGTGGCGCTCAAGATGG ACCTCCAATCgatcaaaaaggaaaacgaaaatatGGATGGACAGCTTAAGTACTACAAAAAGATTGACGAGTCGATTAACTACGAAATTGTTAACATGTCCGTGAACATACAGAAAATGAAACTTGACATAAACgtgcaggagaagaa AAAAATCGagataaaaaaggatatCGACGAGATGAAGAAC gCAAACCGTCTGCTAAAAGGATTGTGCATTTAG
- a CDS encoding hypothetical protein, conserved (encoded by transcript PVX_099020A), translating into MMKSFKKRGLEHNKKISEAVKNKWQNDVNYKKKTLDGQRRYFIRRYKNKKIAAISDKTREKISKAMKQYWVNKNKFAKTQVNNLQHIQKRKKKHKKVWEDIYSLILNQKVGDFGGYQSSLHHNLSINLQAALN; encoded by the coding sequence ATGATGAAGTCTTTTAAGAAGAGGGGCCTTGAacacaacaaaaaaatatcggAGGCcgtgaaaaacaaatggcaaaatgacgtgaattataaaaagaaaacgttGGATGGCCAACGGAGGTACTTCATCAGAcgatataaaaacaaaaagataGCCGCCATTTCAGATAAAACGAGGGAGAAGATATCCAAAGCGATGAAGCAATACTgggtgaacaaaaataagtttGCAAAAACGCAAGTTAACAATTTGCAGCACATCcagaagcggaagaaaaagCACAAGAAGGTTTGGGAGGATATTTACTCCCTTATATTAAATCAGAAGGTGGGCGACTTCGGCGGCTATCAGTCGTCTTTGCACCACAACTTGTCGATCAATTTGCAGGCCGCGCTTAACTGA
- a CDS encoding GTP-binding protein, putative (encoded by transcript PVX_099025A; Apicoplast targeted protein. Curated by Stuart Ralph, Walter and Eliza Hall Institute of Medical Research, Australia.) produces MIHAWAIKRALCIFILINCVLKLERSLKVTWKSKRGFHTPVDGANGCEREWKRRGVFFSIRRGSNRKAARLRKAFRGVGTGGRPLFRGGKFIPLFLLRDCQRSGLNENQYKLTGRRCSSRLEVAPRRGNGLPFERRSGGAIGATGQLEDGGPDGGSPPGVQANTSRRSHSSGCSSSGSDGGGAPEHPQQNVRNFCILAHIDSGKSTLADRFLELTKTIKKKKMQDQFLDMMSLEREKGITIKLKAVRMNYQNYIFNLIDTPGHFDFYHEVKRSLSVCEGAILLIDGSKGIQSQTLNIFLELQKHNLKIIPVINKIDLNVCRLDEIETDLLSKFHFMKKDILHISAKYAQGVESLFQRIVSDIPCPAIKSNAFFRAIVFDSFYDQYKGVILIIKVLNGVLTKKTEVFFIQSEKTSIIQEVGYLTPDMKPTESIRQGDIAYVSCNMRKCDDVQISETIVSRDIVKMNAHRKLVVDLDRLGGERTGEAHTNVTRCGVESLRGAAPPVEMHTEREIHLEQMAASKVDVSYPVVFCNIYSVSDKQANELEAALNKLKLNDASFSFKPDVCETLGKGFKCGFNGLLHLNIIQERIKREYGVETIVTAPSVNYLVRVKERGIDKQLRERLVDARFDIAHVNVAAGGSGDGRADGSADGSADGSADGSGDSSAHGSSDRRGAGCARGSDDIIGNNPPEGLYYMTSNVNDIPQKNYVQGIYEPYVRTSIVTPEEYQKHIMAECFQRRGIFIKKENINSHVIFHFDMPLSEILINFLDQIKSCTKGYGSMSYESYITYRESDLHKINIYVNNRSIDSLSFLAHKLNYQEKGKRIVLKLKEMIKPHQFLVVIQAGVGTRIFASERINPIRKNVTAKCYGGDITRRRKLLEKQSAGKKKMFSIGKVKLPPNMFTKLFDLKAQ; encoded by the coding sequence ATGATTCATGCCTGGGCAATCAAAAGGGCGCTGTGCATTTTTATCCTCATCAATTGTGTGCTAAAATTAGAGCGTTCGCTTAAAGTAACGTGGAAATCGAAAAGGGGATTTCACACCCCAGTGGACGGCGCAAATGGCTGCGAACGGGAGTGGAAACGGAGAGGGGTGTTCTTTAGCATTcggaggggaagcaacaGGAAGGCCGCTAGATTAAGGAAGGCCTTTAGAGGAGTGGGCACTGGTGGGAGACCGCTCTTTCGCGGCGGGAAATTCATTCCACTGTTTCTGTTGCGGGATTGCCAACGCAGTGGTTTAAACGAAAATCAATATAAGTTAACGGGCAGGCGGTGTAGCAGCCGTTTGGAAGTCGCCCCCAGGAGAGGGAATGGCTTACCATTCGAGCGGCGAAGTGGTGGAGCGATCGGTGCAACGGGGCAGTTGGAGGATGGCGGCCCCGATGGAGGGTCCCCCCCCGGGGTGCAAGCAAACACGAGTAGGAGGAGCCACAGCAGCGGCTGCAGCAGTAGCGGAAGCGACGGGGGAGGAGCCCCCGAGCACCCCCAACAAAACGTGCGCAACTTCTGCATCCTGGCGCACATCGACAGCGGGAAATCTACCCTGGCGGATCGCTTCCTAGAATTAACCAAAacgataaaaaagaagaagatgcaGGACCAGTTCCTCGACATGATGTCGCTGGAGCGAGAGAAGGGAATCACCATAAAGCTGAAGGCAGTGCGGATGAACTAccagaattatattttcaatttgatAGATACACCGGGACACTTTGATTTCTACCATGAGGTAAAAAGGTCGCTGAGTGTATGCGAAGGAGCCATCCTACTGATTGATGGGAGCAAAGGGATTCAGTCGCAGACCCTTAACATATTTCTGGAGCTGCaaaaacataatttaaaaatcattccggtgataaataaaatcgaCCTGAACGTGTGCAGGTTGGACGAAATAGAAACCGATTTGTTGAGcaaatttcattttatgaagaaagACATTTTACACATCTCTGCGAAATATGCACAGGGAGTTGAGTCCCTTTTTCAGAGAATCGTTTCTGACATCCCCTGTCCTGCCATCAAATCGAATGCCTTCTTTAGGGCCATCGTTTTTGACTCCTTCTATGACCAGTACAAGGGGGTAATATTAATCATTAAAGTGCTAAATGGGGTgctaacaaaaaaaacggaagtttttttcattcagaGCGAAAAGACCTCCATCATTCAGGAGGTTGGGTACCTCACGCCGGACATGAAACCCACGGAGAGTATACGGCAAGGGGACATTGCGTACGTCTCATGCAATATGAGGAAGTGCGACGATGTGCAGATCAGCGAGACGATCGTCAGCAGGGATATTGTTAAGATGAATGCGCATCGCAAACTTGTGGTCGATTTGGACCGCCTCGGCGGGGAGCGCACCGGTGAAGCGCATACTAATGTGACGCGTTGCGGTGTGGAATCCTTGCGGGGCGCCGCCCCACCGGTGGAGATGCATACCGAACGAGAAATCCACCTGGAGCAGATGGCCGCGTCCAAGGTGGACGTCTCGTACCCCGTGGTGTTCTGCAACATTTACAGCGTCAGCGACAAGCAGGCCAACGAACTGGAGGCGGCCCTGAACAAGCTGAAGCTGAACGACGCgtccttttccttcaaaCCCGACGTCTGTGAGACGTTGGGGAAGGGGTTCAAGTGCGGGTTTAACGGGCTGTTGCACCTTAACATAATCCAGGAGCGGATCAAACGGGAGTACGGCGTCGAGACGATTGTGACTGCCCCGTCTGTGAATTACCTGGTGAGGGTCAAGGAGAGGGGCATCGACAAGCAGCTGCGGGAGAGGCTGGTTGATGCGCGCTTCGACATAGCGCACGTTAATGTGGCAGCGGGTGGGAGCGGTGATGGGAGAGCTGACGGAAGCGCCGATGGGAGTGCTGACGGAAGCGCCGATGGGAGTGGTGACAGCAGCGCCCATGGCAGTAGTGATAGACGCGGTGCCGGCTGCGCCCGTGGGAGTGACGATATCATCGGAAATAACCCCCCTGAGGGACTCTACTACATGACGAGCAACGTGAACGATATCCCCCAGAAAAATTACGTCCAGGGAATATACGAGCCGTACGTGCGAACGAGCATCGTGACGCCGGAGGAGTACCAAAAGCATATCATGGCGGAGTGTTTCCAGAGGAGAGggatttttataaaaaaggaaaacataaaCAGTCATGTCATCTTCCATTTCGACATGCCATTGTctgaaatattaattaattttttagacCAAATAAAGTCCTGCACAAAGGGCTATGGGTCCATGAGCTACGAAAGTTATATAACGTATAGGGAAAGCgatttgcacaaaattaatatatacgtGAATAATAGGAGCATCGACTCCTTGTCTTTCCTCGctcataaattaaattaccaggagaaggggaaacgaatagttttaaaattaaaagaaatgataAAGCCTCATCAGTTCCTTGTTGTCATTCAGGCAGGTGTGGGCACCAGGATCTTCGCCTCGGAGAGGATCAACCCGATCAGGAAGAATGTCACGGCCAAATGCTACGGGGGGGACATCACACGGCGGAGGAAGTTGCTCGAGAAGCAAAGCGCGGGCAAGAAAAAGATGTTCAGCATCGGCAAGGTGAAGCTCCCTCCGAATATGTTCACCAAGCTGTTCGATTTGAAGGCACAGTGA
- a CDS encoding hypothetical protein, conserved (encoded by transcript PVX_099030A): MPRGKRQRSRSDVKAITSRGAAACIYTHIHLYLHREGTKKDESSFRNIPPEGRLTPLPPPVEQMEAIKTFFPLAVGSYGLTLSSYLLYQNKRKENWKQIDGYVDNVTLKYTRNIFQGTFHLNIKYFFYINKKKIEDSKEYKICVHLFSSQEGEQVKTNEYTRNIFDQVSKEKNIKICYNPEDAEQSEPLIYISENDIIAGEKLLNRLKNKLVRMKAGAAGRSDEREEDLGESSAPSPTNKTAKTKGSNSSAVAAPPFDAATDDEEEPNGHSPPSQFAKKKISAYDINNLFPGYMFSCSLFLFLSFFLKKRIRFVRREIMAQKKNWMPKG; encoded by the coding sequence ATgccaagggggaagcggcaacgaAGCAGAAGTGACGTTAAAGCGATCACCAGCAGGGGCGCAGCggcatgtatatatacgcatatacatttataccTGCACAgggaaggcacaaaaaaggacgAATCGTCCTTTAGGAATATCCCCCCTGAAGGAAGGCTcacccctctccccccccctgtagAACAAATGGAGGCAATTAAAACATTCTTTCCGCTGGCAGTCGGCTCATACGGACTGACACTCAGTTCGTACCTGCTCTACCAAAAcaagagaaaagaaaattggAAACAAATCGATGGCTACGTTGATAATGTCACCCTAAAATACACGAGGAACATCTTCCAAGGGACATTCCACCtgaacataaaatattttttttacataaataaaaaaaaaattgaagacaGTAAGGAGTATAAAATTTGCGTCCATCTTTTTAGCAGTCAGGAGGGGGAACAAGTGAAGACGAATGAATACACACGAAATATTTTTGACCAAGtcagcaaagaaaaaaatattaaaatttgctaCAACCCCGAGGATGCAGAGCAGTCCGAGCCGTTGATATACATTTCCGAAAATGACATCATCGCGGGGGAGAAGTTGCTCAATAGGCTGAAGAATAAACTTGTTCGCATGAAGGCGGGAGCGGCCGGAAGGAGCGATGAGAGAGAGGAAGATTTGGGTGAGTCGTCCGCCCCTTCCCCCACTAATAAAACAGCCAAAACGAAGGGAAGCAACTCATCAGCCGTAGCGGCGCCCCCCTTCGATGCAGCAAcggacgatgaggaggagccAAATGGACACTCACCACCTTCACAgttcgccaaaaaaaagataagcGCTTATgacataaataatttattcccAGGGTATATGTTCTCCTGTAGCCTCTTCctatttttgtctttttttttgaagaagaggatTCGCTTTGTTAGACGGGAAAtaatggcacaaaaaaaaaattggatgcCAAAGGGGTGA
- a CDS encoding hypothetical protein, conserved (encoded by transcript PVX_099035A), with amino-acid sequence MKLSSLFCLVVCSSVAHLSSCSDQNTYSFDIVNRNTWYSIAKKIFQGTTPCNFTVIPSSYVNNSDGVSTSDDSVLLIRKKLKDPSEAGLDGSSVSGSSSSGNSHSGSAPCCDKGTPAKEAELKFSTKFEGDDYAKLRDSLSLIDKSLREESSSEEDSKMEDSQVGEVTHEETITYNMPEEYMPQNISEVLIGAAEEDRTYALKGDEPCDVYLKLGEIINGTNEKTIEYSLQKNKILCVQLEAIGGNGYLWALLGVHKEKPQINPEEFPRKKITKSFFTNEISVTQPKAVQKNKSNNGGESSSNSPGYGKPPASEQLGGFVGGTSMLQSIVKAHKEGTFFVVYSYYRPFDPTANANTKILKLTVS; translated from the exons ATGAAACTTTCCAGCCTCTTTTGCCTCGTCGTATGTTCCTCCGTTGCCCACTTGTCATCGTGTTCGG ACCAAAACACGTACTCCTTTGACATCGTCAATAGGAATACCTGGTACAGCATCGCCAAGAAGATCTTCCAAGGCACGACGCCGTGCAACTTCACGGTCATCCCGTCGAGTTACGTGAACAACTCGGATGGGGTGAGCACCTCGGACGACTCCGTTTTGTTAATAAGGAAAAAGCTCAAGGATCCCAGCGAGGCCGGCTTGGACGGAAGCAGCGTCAGTGGCAGCTCATCCAGTGGCAACTCCCATAGTGGTAGCGCCCCCTGCTGCGACAAGGGAACCCCCGCGAAGGAGGCGGAACTCAAGTTCAGCACCAAATTCGAAGGAGACGATTACGCCAAGCTAAGGGACAGTCTCTCCCTTATCGATAAATCCCTACGCGAGGAATCCTCATCGGAAGAGGActcaaaaatggaagacaGCCAAGTGGGAGAAGTAACTCACGAGGAGACAATTACCTATAACATGCCAGAAGAATACATGCCCCAGAACATTTCTGAAGTCCTAATCGGAGCAGCTGAAGAGGATCGCACGTACGCCCTAAAGGGTGATGAGCCATGTGATGTGTACCTCAAATTAGGGGAAATAATAAACGGAACGAATGAAAAAACGATCGAATATAGCCTtcagaagaacaaaatactATGTGTGCAATTAGAAGCCATTGGTGGAAACGGATACCTGTGGGCCTTGTTGGGAGTCCATAAGGAAAAGCCCCAAATAAACCCCGAGGAATTcccaaggaaaaaaattaccaaatcCTTTTTCACAAACGAAATTTCTGTTACGCAGCCCAAAGCAGTACAGAAGAACAAGTCCAACAATGGAGGTGAAAGTTCTTCCAATTCACCAGGGTATGGAAAGCCTCCAGCGAGCGAACAGTTGGGAGGATTCGTTGGAGGCACGTCGATGTTGCAGAGCATCGTGAAGGCACACAAAGAGGGAACGTTCTTCGTCGTCTATTCTTACTATAGACCCTTCGACCCCACTGCCAACGCGAACACGAAGATTTTGAAGTTGACCGTGTCGTAA